A section of the Deltaproteobacteria bacterium genome encodes:
- a CDS encoding thymidylate synthase: MRQYLDLMQHVIDKGVFKEDRTGTGTRSVFGYQMRFDLEEGFPLVTTKKVHLRSIIHELLWFLKGHTNIKYLKDNGVSIWDEWADEKGNLGPVYGSQWRSWPAPDGRRIDQISEIIEQIKTDPDSRRIIVSAWNVGEIENMALPPCHAFFQFYVAAGKLSCQLYQRSADIFLGVPFNIASYALLTMMTAQVTGLKAGEFIHTFGDAHLYSNHLEQGKLQLSRLPHPLPTMKINPHVKDIFGFKYEDFQLVNYRCHPHIKAPVAV, from the coding sequence ATGCGGCAATATCTTGATCTCATGCAACACGTCATAGATAAGGGTGTTTTCAAGGAAGACAGAACCGGCACAGGAACAAGGAGTGTATTTGGCTACCAGATGCGATTTGACCTTGAAGAGGGTTTTCCGCTGGTAACGACGAAGAAAGTCCATCTTCGCTCCATCATTCATGAACTGCTCTGGTTTTTAAAAGGCCATACCAACATAAAGTACCTCAAGGATAACGGCGTATCTATCTGGGATGAATGGGCTGATGAAAAGGGTAACCTCGGTCCTGTTTACGGCTCCCAGTGGCGTTCCTGGCCTGCGCCCGACGGACGCAGGATCGATCAGATCAGCGAGATTATCGAGCAGATCAAAACTGACCCCGACTCGCGGCGCATTATTGTAAGCGCCTGGAATGTGGGAGAAATTGAAAATATGGCCCTTCCGCCATGCCATGCTTTTTTCCAGTTTTATGTGGCAGCGGGCAAGCTTTCATGCCAGCTCTATCAGCGGAGCGCCGATATCTTTCTCGGGGTGCCCTTCAATATTGCCTCTTACGCGCTGCTGACCATGATGACAGCACAGGTGACAGGTTTGAAAGCCGGTGAATTCATTCATACCTTCGGCGATGCCCACCTTTATTCCAACCATTTGGAACAGGGTAAACTTCAGCTTTCGCGCCTCCCCCATCCTTTGCCGACAATGAAGATCAACCCTCATGTGAAGGATATCTTCGGCTTTAAATATGAGGATTTCCAACTGGTAAACTACCGTTGCCATCCCCACATCAAAGCGCCGGTGGCCGTCTGA
- the folA gene encoding type 3 dihydrofolate reductase: MIISLIAAMSENRVIGIDNRLPWRLPADMKWFKEKTMGKPIIMGRKTFESFGAKPLPGRQNVVITGNPAYRAEGAVVVHSVDEALNAAEPKDEIMIIGGASFYGQMLSRANRFYLTIIHENFEGDANFPPFDRDKWTQVFCEDHEADEKNPYPYSFFILER; this comes from the coding sequence ATGATTATCTCTCTCATTGCCGCAATGTCTGAAAACAGGGTTATCGGAATAGATAACCGTCTTCCCTGGAGACTTCCTGCCGATATGAAGTGGTTTAAGGAAAAGACCATGGGCAAACCCATCATCATGGGCAGGAAAACCTTTGAATCTTTCGGGGCAAAACCCTTGCCGGGACGGCAGAATGTTGTTATTACCGGTAATCCTGCCTATCGTGCGGAAGGCGCCGTCGTTGTCCATTCCGTTGACGAGGCTCTGAACGCGGCTGAACCAAAAGATGAAATCATGATTATCGGAGGCGCCTCTTTTTACGGGCAGATGCTGTCCAGGGCCAATCGTTTTTACCTTACCATCATTCATGAGAATTTTGAGGGAGACGCAAACTTTCCTCCCTTTGACAGGGATAAATGGACTCAGGTATTTTGTGAAGACCACGAGGCCGATGAGAAAAACCCCTATCCTTACAGTTTTTTTATTCTCGAGCGATAA
- a CDS encoding zf-TFIIB domain-containing protein — protein MKCPSCSSELEEKKVQNITVDVCSGGCGGIWFDNFELKKVDESHEAAGEELLNTEKSAAIQVDLSKKRSCPRCDNQPMIKHFASVKKEVEVDECPSCGGYWLDDGELGRIRTQFTSEEERREAAKKHFSLLFDGKLNEMSREGEENLEKAKKIAGIFRFICPSCYLPGKEEGGAF, from the coding sequence ATGAAATGCCCGTCCTGCAGTAGTGAACTGGAAGAAAAAAAGGTTCAAAATATTACGGTAGATGTCTGTTCCGGGGGGTGTGGCGGTATCTGGTTCGATAATTTTGAACTTAAAAAAGTTGATGAAAGTCATGAAGCTGCCGGAGAGGAACTTCTGAATACCGAAAAAAGTGCAGCCATTCAAGTTGATTTGTCAAAGAAAAGATCCTGTCCCAGGTGTGATAATCAACCGATGATAAAGCATTTTGCCAGTGTCAAAAAAGAGGTTGAAGTTGATGAATGTCCCTCATGTGGAGGATACTGGCTCGACGATGGAGAACTGGGCAGAATAAGGACGCAGTTTACTTCGGAAGAAGAGAGGAGAGAGGCGGCAAAGAAACACTTCTCCCTCTTATTCGACGGCAAACTCAATGAGATGAGTCGGGAAGGTGAGGAAAACCTTGAAAAAGCAAAAAAGATTGCCGGCATATTTCGCTTCATTTGCCCCTCCTGCTATCTTCCGGGCAAAGAGGAGGGCGGCGCTTTTTAA
- a CDS encoding mercuric reductase, producing MMDKYDIVIIGGGVGGLVTASGASQLGAKVALVDKSDLGGDCLHHGCVPTKRLVHSAKIASLSRRFEEFGLEGEAPKVNFSKVMENMRRIQSEIAVHDDPERFRKMGVHVFFGSGHFVDSSTFEVNGRKLQGRRFLIATGSSPVVLPIPGLKAVNPLTNITALQMNKLPKSIAILGAGPIGMEFAHVFLRLGASVTVIEKMGQILPREDEELSHRLEKILVEEGLEIVTCTEVNKVSLEGDKKVINASCPTGDKTFKVDEIMIAIGRSPNVNGLNLEAAGVYYDERRGIKVDNRMRTNVKHIFACGDVAGPYAFTHIAEYQAGLVITNALFPFVKRKADYRVVPWVTYTDPELGRVGLTEDEAKEQLGSKNISIYRFSFSDVDRSVIEGEAQGLIKLIVDKKKRLVGAHLLGPHTGELLHEYVLAMKANLPITTISQTIHVYPTTSQAVKRACDQYYREKLFSGSFPKIARTIISLARKFNL from the coding sequence ATGATGGATAAATACGATATTGTAATTATAGGCGGTGGTGTGGGGGGCCTTGTAACGGCAAGCGGCGCCTCACAACTGGGTGCAAAAGTTGCACTTGTTGACAAGTCCGACCTGGGCGGCGATTGCCTTCACCACGGCTGCGTGCCCACAAAACGCCTCGTACATTCCGCAAAGATCGCCTCTTTAAGCAGGCGCTTTGAAGAGTTTGGTCTCGAAGGAGAAGCGCCAAAGGTCAATTTTTCAAAAGTAATGGAAAATATGAGGCGCATCCAGAGTGAAATAGCCGTCCATGATGATCCCGAGCGATTCCGTAAAATGGGCGTGCATGTCTTTTTTGGAAGCGGACACTTTGTTGACAGTTCCACTTTTGAAGTTAACGGCAGGAAACTCCAGGGAAGACGCTTTTTAATAGCAACGGGATCAAGTCCCGTTGTTCTGCCTATTCCCGGCCTTAAAGCAGTTAATCCGCTCACTAATATAACGGCCCTGCAAATGAACAAGCTGCCAAAGTCTATAGCCATTCTTGGCGCCGGCCCTATTGGAATGGAGTTTGCTCACGTCTTTCTTCGCCTTGGAGCTTCGGTTACGGTTATTGAAAAAATGGGACAAATTCTCCCAAGGGAAGATGAGGAACTTTCCCATAGGCTTGAGAAAATCCTGGTAGAAGAAGGACTTGAGATCGTTACCTGTACGGAAGTCAATAAGGTAAGCCTTGAAGGAGATAAAAAGGTTATCAACGCCAGCTGCCCCACAGGAGACAAGACCTTTAAGGTTGATGAAATCATGATTGCCATAGGCCGCTCTCCAAACGTAAATGGGCTCAATCTTGAAGCGGCAGGCGTCTATTATGACGAGAGGCGGGGAATCAAGGTTGATAACAGGATGAGGACAAATGTTAAGCATATTTTTGCCTGTGGAGATGTGGCGGGACCTTACGCCTTTACTCACATTGCTGAATACCAGGCTGGACTTGTTATTACTAACGCCCTCTTTCCATTTGTTAAGAGAAAAGCTGATTACAGGGTGGTTCCCTGGGTAACCTATACGGATCCGGAACTTGGCAGGGTCGGTCTTACGGAAGATGAAGCTAAAGAGCAACTTGGCAGTAAGAACATTTCCATTTACAGGTTCAGCTTCAGTGATGTTGACAGGTCAGTCATTGAAGGTGAAGCCCAGGGCCTTATTAAACTTATTGTGGACAAGAAAAAGCGTCTTGTCGGCGCTCACCTTCTGGGGCCTCACACCGGTGAACTCCTTCACGAATATGTGCTGGCAATGAAGGCTAATCTTCCTATTACCACAATTTCTCAAACCATTCATGTTTATCCCACCACGTCGCAGGCTGTTAAACGGGCCTGTGATCAGTACTACAGGGAAAAGCTTTTCAGCGGATCATTTCCAAAAATCGCCAGGACAATAATTAGCCTGGCAAGAAAGTTTAATTTGTAA
- a CDS encoding tetratricopeptide repeat protein, which translates to MENQEKDRYELVMDMIRFKQYNIAIESLEEIVDREGRPAEALSMLGVALARSGKDMKKAIELCREAINKNKHNASFYFNLADIYRRVSQKGKAIQTIKAGLRALPGNKRLISILNRFGVRKAPVFSFLERSHPINKIAGKFRTGPK; encoded by the coding sequence ATGGAAAATCAGGAAAAGGACAGATATGAACTGGTTATGGATATGATTCGCTTCAAGCAATATAACATTGCTATCGAAAGCCTGGAAGAGATTGTAGACCGGGAGGGGCGGCCCGCTGAAGCGCTTTCCATGCTTGGTGTGGCCCTGGCAAGATCAGGCAAAGATATGAAAAAGGCCATAGAACTTTGCAGGGAAGCCATAAATAAGAATAAACATAACGCTTCTTTTTATTTTAATCTTGCCGACATATACAGGAGAGTAAGTCAAAAGGGGAAGGCAATTCAAACGATAAAGGCCGGCCTGAGAGCCCTCCCCGGAAATAAAAGGTTGATAAGCATACTAAACAGGTTCGGTGTTCGCAAAGCGCCCGTATTTTCCTTTCTTGAACGGTCTCATCCAATCAATAAGATTGCAGGCAAGTTCCGTACAGGGCCAAAATAA
- a CDS encoding HU family DNA-binding protein: MTRDELVEKIAGEAGISKKEGTAALKAMLEGISGALAKGDGLTLVGFGTFSVSQRSARTGRNPQTGAAINIPASKGVKFKAGKALKEAVK; this comes from the coding sequence ATGACCAGAGATGAGCTTGTAGAAAAAATAGCGGGTGAAGCGGGGATATCAAAAAAGGAAGGAACGGCAGCGCTTAAGGCGATGCTGGAAGGGATTTCAGGTGCGCTGGCTAAAGGTGATGGACTGACATTGGTTGGTTTTGGTACTTTCTCAGTATCACAACGGTCTGCCAGAACAGGCAGAAATCCTCAAACAGGGGCAGCGATTAATATTCCTGCCAGCAAAGGGGTAAAGTTTAAGGCCGGCAAGGCGCTTAAAGAAGCGGTAAAATGA
- a CDS encoding helix-turn-helix domain-containing protein → MTGGKFNLILACDDVKRRNMLHCVLRHEYQVYMPSCAADILNYTFASNVVALISECFQKNDGLQVLGNIKRAKPYIPVIFTALKGSENLCLNAFRLGAKDYFSEPVDFKELVKCIENVISLSLRNQRFRTMQELHCYDEYQERCGDRRKGDDRRKDAHRKNAPDRRETIDRRHALVKKTLLFIEENYSKDLNLGILSKVAGMSKSHFSRQFKEITGVTYARYLCMARIREAKRLLKNAPFSVSEICYAVGYNDLTHFERSFKNMEGLTPSQFRRK, encoded by the coding sequence ATGACTGGAGGAAAGTTTAATCTTATCCTGGCTTGTGATGACGTAAAAAGAAGGAATATGCTTCATTGCGTATTAAGGCATGAGTACCAGGTGTACATGCCTTCATGCGCAGCGGATATTCTCAATTATACTTTTGCATCAAATGTGGTTGCTCTTATAAGTGAATGTTTTCAAAAGAACGATGGCCTTCAGGTTCTCGGCAATATTAAGCGCGCAAAGCCTTATATTCCTGTCATTTTTACGGCCTTGAAGGGTTCGGAAAATCTATGCCTCAATGCTTTCAGGCTCGGCGCTAAAGATTACTTTTCAGAGCCTGTTGATTTTAAAGAACTCGTGAAGTGTATAGAAAATGTCATTTCCCTTTCCCTGAGAAACCAGCGTTTCAGAACAATGCAGGAATTGCACTGCTATGATGAGTATCAGGAGCGTTGTGGCGATAGAAGAAAAGGGGATGACAGGAGAAAAGATGCGCATAGAAAAAATGCCCCTGACAGAAGAGAGACTATTGACAGGAGGCATGCTTTAGTAAAGAAAACGCTTCTTTTTATTGAGGAGAACTACAGTAAAGACCTCAACCTGGGCATCTTATCCAAGGTCGCAGGCATGAGCAAGTCTCATTTTTCAAGGCAATTTAAGGAAATAACAGGCGTTACCTATGCCAGGTATCTTTGCATGGCAAGAATCAGGGAAGCAAAAAGATTGCTTAAAAACGCTCCCTTTTCAGTTAGTGAAATCTGTTATGCTGTCGGTTACAATGATTTAACTCATTTTGAACGGTCATTCAAGAATATGGAAGGTTTGACTCCAAGTCAATTCCGCAGAAAATAA